Proteins from a genomic interval of Bacilli bacterium:
- the prmC gene encoding peptide chain release factor N(5)-glutamine methyltransferase has product MSMQTIREAFLQASSFLREEGCGEARQSASLLLQSLLGWDSTRFLLDWQQPFPDSLKAKWEEWLKRRAAGEPVQYITGEQEFCGLAFSVNPAVLIPRPETELLAEEMIRIANSWRLEQKESPVLLDIGTGSGALAVAFSLHCPAWRVVATDISPKALATAKRNAAKLGAGNIRFLQGDLLEPAIRAGVAPDIIVSNPPYIPAAEIPTLQTEVKDFEPITALDGGADGLDCYRRLVGQLTRLERLPSVIGLETGIGQAGKVAEMLRVTGVFADIRIVRDLSGIDRHVIARNGNCEKC; this is encoded by the coding sequence ATGAGCATGCAAACGATTCGTGAAGCCTTTCTGCAGGCTTCTTCTTTTTTACGGGAAGAGGGATGCGGTGAAGCGCGGCAAAGCGCGTCGCTGCTGCTGCAATCCTTGCTTGGCTGGGACAGCACGCGGTTTTTGCTGGATTGGCAGCAGCCGTTTCCGGATTCCCTTAAGGCAAAATGGGAAGAATGGCTGAAGCGGCGCGCGGCCGGCGAACCGGTACAGTATATAACCGGCGAGCAGGAATTTTGCGGCCTGGCCTTTTCCGTCAATCCCGCGGTGCTCATTCCGCGCCCGGAAACGGAACTGTTGGCGGAAGAGATGATTCGGATCGCAAACAGTTGGCGGTTGGAGCAGAAAGAAAGCCCGGTTCTGCTGGACATCGGCACGGGCAGCGGCGCGCTTGCGGTGGCGTTCAGCCTGCATTGTCCGGCTTGGCGCGTTGTAGCCACGGACATCTCGCCCAAGGCGCTGGCCACCGCAAAGCGCAATGCTGCGAAGTTGGGAGCGGGAAATATCCGCTTTTTGCAGGGAGATTTGCTTGAGCCGGCAATCCGGGCGGGAGTTGCGCCGGATATCATCGTATCCAACCCGCCGTATATTCCCGCCGCGGAAATCCCCACTTTGCAAACGGAAGTAAAAGATTTTGAACCGATCACCGCGTTGGACGGCGGGGCGGACGGGCTTGATTGCTATCGCCGTCTGGTCGGGCAGCTCACCCGGCTTGAGCGATTGCCTTCCGTGATCGGACTGGAAACGGGAATCGGGCAAGCGGGCAAAGTCGCGGAAATGCTGCGGGTTACCGGGGTGTTTGCCGATATCCGCATCGTTCGCGATTTGTCCGGCATCGACCGCCATGTGATTGCCCGGAATGGGAATTGCGAGAAATGCTAG
- the prfA gene encoding peptide chain release factor 1, producing the protein MLDRLQSLADRYEKLSELLCDPDIVGDSAKLAQYAKEQSELQEPYTAYTEYKTIVKQLDDAKAMLQEKLDDEMREMVKSEIGELSAQKQKLEERIKILLLPKDPNDSKNVIMEIRGAAGGDEAALFAADLYRMYTKYADLQGWKTELLDANLNDLGGFKEVVLMIRGSGAYSKLKFESGAHRVQRVPTTESGGRIHTSTATVVVMPEAEEVEVEINENDIRIDTFCSSGPGGQSVNTTKSAVRVTHIPTGIVVSCQDGKSQNSNKERALQVLRARLYDKILQDEQAKIDSERKSKIGTGDRSERIRTYNFPQSRVTDHRIGLTLHRLDAVLNGELEEIISSLTIAAQADQLERGEPA; encoded by the coding sequence ATGTTGGATCGGCTTCAATCGCTTGCCGACCGGTATGAAAAATTGAGTGAATTGTTGTGCGATCCGGACATCGTCGGCGATTCGGCGAAGCTTGCGCAATACGCCAAGGAACAATCCGAACTTCAGGAGCCTTATACGGCTTATACGGAGTATAAAACAATCGTGAAGCAGCTGGACGATGCGAAAGCGATGCTGCAGGAAAAACTGGATGATGAAATGCGGGAGATGGTGAAGTCCGAAATCGGCGAGCTCTCCGCGCAAAAGCAAAAGCTGGAGGAGCGCATCAAAATTTTGCTGCTGCCCAAGGATCCCAATGACAGTAAAAACGTCATCATGGAGATTCGCGGCGCCGCCGGCGGGGACGAAGCGGCCTTGTTTGCCGCCGATTTGTACCGCATGTACACGAAATACGCCGATTTGCAGGGTTGGAAGACCGAATTGCTGGATGCCAATTTAAACGATTTGGGCGGGTTTAAGGAAGTCGTATTGATGATCCGCGGCAGCGGCGCTTACAGCAAACTGAAGTTCGAAAGCGGGGCGCATCGCGTGCAGCGCGTTCCTACCACCGAATCCGGCGGGCGCATCCATACGTCGACGGCAACGGTAGTGGTCATGCCGGAAGCGGAAGAAGTGGAAGTGGAAATCAATGAAAACGATATTCGCATTGATACGTTTTGCTCCAGCGGACCCGGCGGGCAATCGGTCAATACGACCAAATCGGCCGTGCGCGTAACGCACATTCCGACCGGAATCGTCGTCAGCTGCCAGGACGGCAAATCGCAAAACTCCAATAAGGAGCGGGCTTTGCAAGTGCTGAGGGCGCGCTTGTACGATAAAATCCTGCAAGACGAGCAAGCCAAAATCGACAGCGAGCGCAAAAGCAAAATCGGCACCGGCGACCGCAGCGAACGAATCCGCACGTACAACTTTCCGCAAAGCCGCGTTACCGACCACCGCATCGGACTTACGCTGCACCGTCTTGACGCCGTATTGAACGGCGAGTTGGAGGAGATCATTTCTTCGCTGACCATTGCGGCGCAAGCGGATCAACTGGAACGGGGAGAACCGGCATAA
- the ychF gene encoding redox-regulated ATPase YchF has product MALKAGIVGLPNVGKSTLFNAITQAGAEMANYPFCTIDPNVGVVEVPDERLHKLAEIVHPQRIVPTAFEFVDIAGLVKGASKGEGLGNKFLAHIREVDAIVHVVRCFQDENITHVSGKVDPLGDIETINLELILADLETVERRMDRTRKNMKSGEKKFAAELACLERIQAALLADKPARSVKLDDEARLFIRDLHLLTMKPVLYATNVSEQEAANAQGNPFVQQVAAYAAKEGAAVVAISAKVEAEIAELDGDDKALFLQELGLRESGLDRLIQAAYKLLGLQTYFTAGEMEVRAWTIRQGTKAPQAAGVIHSDFERGFIRAEVVSYDALVSAGSMNNAREKGQLRIEGKDYIVQDGDVMHFRFNV; this is encoded by the coding sequence ATGGCTTTAAAAGCAGGCATCGTCGGGCTGCCCAACGTCGGCAAATCGACGCTGTTTAACGCCATCACCCAGGCCGGTGCGGAAATGGCCAACTATCCGTTCTGCACGATTGACCCCAACGTCGGCGTCGTGGAAGTGCCGGATGAACGGCTGCACAAATTGGCGGAGATCGTCCATCCGCAGCGAATCGTCCCCACGGCGTTCGAGTTTGTCGATATTGCCGGTTTGGTGAAAGGCGCCAGCAAAGGGGAAGGGCTGGGAAACAAATTTCTCGCCCATATTCGTGAAGTTGACGCGATTGTGCACGTGGTGCGCTGCTTTCAGGATGAAAATATTACCCATGTCTCCGGCAAAGTGGATCCGCTTGGAGACATTGAAACGATCAACCTCGAACTGATATTGGCCGATCTGGAAACGGTGGAGCGGCGCATGGACCGCACCCGGAAAAATATGAAAAGCGGCGAGAAAAAATTCGCCGCCGAACTCGCCTGCCTGGAACGCATTCAAGCGGCGCTGCTTGCGGACAAGCCCGCTAGAAGCGTTAAGCTGGACGATGAAGCCCGCCTCTTCATTCGCGATTTGCATCTGTTGACGATGAAACCGGTGCTTTACGCCACCAATGTGAGCGAGCAGGAAGCGGCGAACGCGCAGGGCAATCCGTTTGTGCAGCAGGTTGCGGCATATGCCGCCAAAGAAGGCGCGGCGGTGGTGGCGATCAGCGCCAAAGTCGAAGCGGAAATCGCCGAGCTGGATGGCGATGACAAGGCCTTGTTTTTGCAAGAGCTTGGCCTGCGCGAGTCGGGGCTTGACCGGCTCATTCAGGCGGCTTATAAACTGCTTGGACTGCAAACATATTTTACCGCCGGAGAGATGGAAGTGCGCGCATGGACAATCCGGCAGGGCACGAAGGCACCGCAAGCGGCCGGGGTCATCCATTCCGATTTTGAACGCGGCTTTATCCGCGCCGAAGTGGTCAGCTATGACGCGCTTGTTTCCGCAGGGTCCATGAATAATGCCCGGGAAAAAGGCCAGCTCCGGATTGAAGGCAAAGACTATATCGTGCAGGATGGCGATGTGATGCATTTCCGCTTTAACGTGTAA
- the ptsP gene encoding phosphoenolpyruvate--protein phosphotransferase has protein sequence MLVKGIAAAPGIAIGKAYVWESGGWPLAANVVETAEPENELRKLNEAVMLAENDLDRLREMTEKELGPEQAGIFAAHLAFLSDPMFVGEIRRIVSTKKITAESAVGKVAASLIEMFRAIDDEYLRERALDVKDVSQKLIGMLNGVSAGGLSSLAGPAILIAHDIAPSDAAQFPPGVVLGMAMAAGGKTSHSAILARARNIPAAVGLGAALFDLVKPGDLLILDGTAGELIIAPDDEVLRRYQKRQAKEAERAKQLEQLRELPAVTQDGFVAELAVNIGKPDEVPDGIEKGAQGVGLFRTEYLYMDREQFPTEEEQAEAYRQAAELAQGRPVVIRTLDIGGDKRLTYFALPQEANPFLGWRALRIGLEKTELLLTQIKAVLRASAFGKIRLMLPMVSHVEQIQAAKRLIAQAKSELFAAGVPFDDNLEVGVMIEIPAAAIIAEQLAQEADFFSIGTNDLVQYTLAVDRMNEKVAPLCDYFHPAVLRLIDLIIRASERSGIRASMCGEMAGDPLAAPLLVGLGLKEWSMSANAIPQVKEAIRRTNRERAKRLAAQILRMATAEEVRSALREFAGAAE, from the coding sequence GTGTTGGTCAAGGGAATCGCGGCGGCGCCGGGAATCGCGATCGGCAAGGCGTACGTCTGGGAAAGCGGCGGTTGGCCGTTGGCGGCAAATGTTGTAGAGACAGCCGAACCGGAAAACGAATTGCGCAAACTGAACGAAGCGGTCATGCTTGCGGAGAATGACCTGGACCGCCTGCGGGAAATGACGGAAAAAGAGCTAGGGCCCGAACAGGCGGGCATATTTGCCGCGCATTTGGCGTTTTTGTCGGATCCGATGTTTGTCGGCGAAATTCGCCGGATTGTCTCTACAAAGAAAATTACGGCAGAGTCGGCTGTCGGCAAAGTGGCCGCCTCGCTCATCGAAATGTTCCGCGCCATTGATGACGAATATTTGCGGGAGCGGGCGCTCGACGTGAAAGACGTATCGCAAAAGTTGATCGGCATGCTGAACGGCGTTAGCGCCGGCGGCTTGTCGTCGCTTGCCGGCCCGGCTATCCTGATTGCTCACGATATTGCGCCTTCGGACGCCGCCCAATTTCCCCCGGGCGTTGTTTTGGGAATGGCGATGGCCGCCGGGGGCAAAACGAGTCACTCGGCCATTTTGGCGCGGGCAAGGAACATTCCGGCCGCAGTCGGGCTTGGCGCCGCTTTGTTTGATTTGGTGAAACCAGGCGATTTGCTGATTTTGGACGGGACGGCGGGCGAGTTGATCATCGCTCCCGATGACGAGGTTTTGCGGCGATATCAAAAACGGCAGGCGAAAGAAGCGGAACGCGCAAAACAACTGGAGCAATTGCGGGAACTGCCTGCGGTCACGCAAGACGGTTTTGTCGCCGAATTGGCCGTCAACATCGGCAAGCCTGACGAGGTGCCGGACGGCATTGAAAAAGGCGCGCAAGGCGTGGGATTGTTTCGAACAGAGTATTTATATATGGATCGGGAGCAATTTCCCACGGAAGAAGAACAAGCCGAGGCTTATCGCCAAGCGGCCGAATTGGCGCAAGGCCGGCCGGTCGTCATTCGCACGCTCGATATCGGCGGGGACAAGCGCCTAACCTATTTCGCCCTGCCGCAAGAAGCCAATCCATTTCTTGGCTGGCGGGCGCTGCGCATCGGCCTGGAAAAAACCGAACTGTTGTTAACGCAAATAAAAGCGGTGCTTCGGGCAAGCGCGTTCGGCAAAATCCGGCTGATGCTGCCGATGGTTTCGCATGTCGAGCAGATCCAGGCGGCAAAACGGCTCATCGCCCAGGCGAAAAGCGAATTGTTCGCCGCCGGCGTCCCGTTTGACGACAATCTGGAAGTGGGCGTCATGATTGAAATTCCGGCGGCTGCCATCATCGCGGAACAATTGGCGCAAGAGGCCGACTTTTTCAGCATCGGCACAAACGATTTGGTGCAGTATACGCTGGCGGTTGATCGCATGAACGAGAAAGTGGCGCCGCTGTGCGATTATTTTCATCCCGCCGTGCTGCGTCTGATCGACCTTATTATCCGCGCTTCCGAAAGAAGCGGGATTCGGGCGAGCATGTGCGGCGAGATGGCGGGCGATCCGCTTGCCGCTCCGCTGTTGGTCGGCTTGGGGCTCAAGGAATGGAGCATGAGCGCAAACGCCATCCCGCAAGTGAAAGAAGCGATCCGCCGAACGAACCGCGAGCGGGCGAAGCGATTGGCGGCACAAATTTTGCGGATGGCGACGGCGGAAGAAGTGCGAAGCGCGCTCCGTGAATTTGCGGGCGCAGCTGAATGA
- a CDS encoding HPr family phosphocarrier protein translates to MEQTTAVIRIEGGLHARPASILVNKAKTFASRITLTNAAKQADAKSIIGLMGLATKSGDEIIIIAEGEDEFAAVQEIKQIIENGFQL, encoded by the coding sequence ATGGAACAAACTACTGCTGTCATCAGGATCGAGGGAGGCTTGCATGCGCGGCCCGCCTCGATTCTCGTCAATAAGGCGAAAACATTCGCCTCCCGAATTACCTTGACGAACGCCGCAAAACAGGCGGATGCGAAAAGCATCATCGGGCTGATGGGTTTGGCGACGAAATCGGGAGACGAGATCATCATTATCGCTGAGGGTGAAGACGAATTCGCGGCGGTTCAGGAAATCAAGCAAATAATCGAAAACGGCTTTCAACTGTAA
- a CDS encoding PTS glucose transporter subunit IIA, which produces MLKKLFGFHQQEARTIRLLAPLSGTIVPLAQVPDPVFAQKLAGDGIAIDPINSRLVAPVDAVVSRLFHTNHAIGLTAENGIEILMHIGIESVKLKGKGFQPFVVEGERVKAGDVLLAFEPELLKGEIPSLISPMLITNMDRVAAISPASGTVAAGQDPVLTVTLK; this is translated from the coding sequence ATGCTTAAAAAGTTGTTCGGATTCCATCAACAGGAAGCCAGGACGATCCGGCTTTTGGCGCCATTAAGCGGCACAATTGTGCCGCTTGCGCAAGTGCCCGATCCCGTGTTCGCGCAAAAGCTGGCCGGCGACGGCATTGCCATCGATCCGATAAACAGCCGGCTTGTTGCTCCGGTGGATGCGGTAGTGTCGAGATTGTTTCATACGAATCATGCGATCGGATTGACGGCCGAAAACGGCATTGAGATTTTAATGCATATCGGCATTGAGTCGGTTAAATTGAAAGGCAAGGGATTTCAGCCGTTTGTCGTTGAAGGCGAACGAGTGAAGGCCGGCGATGTGTTGCTTGCATTTGAACCGGAATTGTTGAAGGGCGAAATACCTTCCTTGATTTCACCTATGCTGATTACAAATATGGACCGGGTGGCGGCCATTTCGCCGGCCAGCGGCACTGTCGCCGCCGGCCAGGATCCGGTGTTGACGGTCACGCTTAAATAA
- the nagE gene encoding N-acetylglucosamine-specific PTS transporter subunit IIBC, translating into MLGALQRVGKSLMLPIAVLPAAGILLRLGAIDYHNAFVNDYIAKVLLSAGDAIYSNLPLLFAIGVAIGLTEGAGAAGLAGVVGYEILIKVLAIRNTESMTLDTGVLGGIIAGLIAAWMYKKYHTIQLPTWLQFFGGKRFVPIVTALFMVFVGLIFWVIWPPVQTVISDAGDWIVGAGSVGAFVYGTLNRLLIPFGLHHIINAIAWFQVGDFTNAAGEVVHGDLTRFWAGDKTAGMFMTGFFPIMMFALPAACLAMLHEAKKEQKRIAAGILISAALTAFLTGVTEPIEFLFMFLAPALYLVHALLTGVSLALTWALGVKLGFNFSAGAIDYFIFNPGVATNMWLMIPIGLVYAIVYYLLFRAIIRMFNLKTPGREDLAPESDASMSAQAGPGKLADKAGSILKAIGGTENVTHIDACITRLRLTLKDEQAIQEAELKRLGAAGIMKLGQGNVQIVFGPESELLRDEMQKLM; encoded by the coding sequence ATGCTAGGCGCATTGCAGCGGGTCGGCAAATCCTTGATGCTGCCGATTGCCGTATTGCCCGCGGCGGGAATTTTGCTGCGGCTCGGAGCAATCGATTACCACAACGCTTTTGTGAACGATTACATTGCAAAAGTTTTGTTGTCCGCCGGCGACGCGATCTACAGCAATTTGCCGCTATTGTTTGCGATCGGCGTTGCGATCGGCTTGACAGAAGGGGCCGGCGCCGCCGGATTGGCGGGAGTCGTTGGCTACGAAATCCTGATCAAGGTGCTCGCGATCCGCAACACCGAGAGTATGACCCTTGATACAGGGGTGCTCGGCGGCATTATCGCCGGCTTGATCGCCGCATGGATGTACAAAAAATATCATACCATTCAGTTGCCGACTTGGCTGCAGTTCTTTGGCGGAAAACGTTTTGTGCCAATCGTAACCGCTTTGTTTATGGTGTTCGTCGGGCTCATTTTCTGGGTTATTTGGCCGCCTGTGCAAACCGTAATCAGCGACGCCGGCGACTGGATCGTTGGCGCAGGCTCCGTGGGAGCTTTTGTGTATGGTACTTTAAACCGCCTGCTCATCCCGTTTGGATTGCACCATATTATCAATGCCATTGCCTGGTTCCAGGTAGGGGACTTTACAAATGCCGCCGGAGAAGTGGTGCATGGCGACCTGACCCGCTTCTGGGCCGGAGATAAAACGGCCGGCATGTTTATGACCGGATTTTTCCCGATCATGATGTTTGCGCTGCCGGCGGCTTGCCTCGCCATGCTGCACGAAGCAAAGAAAGAGCAAAAGAGGATCGCTGCCGGTATTTTAATCTCCGCGGCGCTTACCGCCTTCTTGACCGGCGTTACGGAGCCGATTGAGTTTTTGTTCATGTTCCTTGCTCCCGCGCTTTATTTGGTGCATGCGTTGTTAACCGGCGTATCGCTTGCTCTGACTTGGGCGCTCGGAGTGAAACTGGGATTTAACTTCTCAGCCGGGGCCATCGACTATTTTATCTTTAACCCTGGCGTGGCGACCAATATGTGGCTGATGATTCCAATCGGATTGGTCTACGCGATCGTTTATTATTTGTTATTCCGCGCCATTATTCGGATGTTTAATCTGAAAACGCCGGGCCGCGAAGATCTGGCGCCGGAAAGCGATGCAAGCATGAGCGCTCAAGCCGGACCGGGAAAATTGGCTGACAAGGCAGGTTCGATCCTGAAGGCGATCGGCGGTACCGAAAACGTTACGCATATCGACGCCTGCATTACCCGCTTGCGGCTGACGCTGAAAGATGAGCAAGCGATCCAGGAAGCCGAATTGAAACGACTGGGTGCGGCTGGTATCATGAAGTTAGGTCAAGGCAATGTGCAAATTGTGTTCGGCCCCGAGTCCGAACTGCTTCGCGATGAAATGCAAAAATTGATGTAG
- a CDS encoding transcription antiterminator has translation MLAVHQYKVVRPFNNNVLLVERMSDGHEMVLIGKGLGFAEKKGNILISNDTRIEKTFLLEDEASRKQYQTMLNQVEDATIGVSEEIISLIAKHLSPVYNQHIHIALPDHIAFAIHRLKNGMEIVNPFLYEIETLYPQEYALSKLAAQLIETRLNVNIPASEVGFLALHIHSSVSQTPISQAVRHADLIRDILQMVRNGMNVQLAQGSRDCIRFVTHLKYALERLHSGKTIENPLLERIRHEFPHEFDFAEKIAGRIEQSLDIKVPAGEIGYITMHVHRLLNTQTK, from the coding sequence ATGTTGGCGGTACATCAGTACAAAGTAGTGCGCCCGTTTAACAATAATGTGCTGTTGGTTGAGCGAATGTCCGACGGCCATGAGATGGTGTTGATCGGAAAAGGGCTTGGGTTTGCGGAGAAAAAGGGCAACATTCTAATATCGAACGATACGAGGATTGAAAAAACATTTTTGCTCGAAGACGAAGCATCGCGCAAGCAGTACCAAACGATGCTCAACCAGGTAGAAGACGCCACGATCGGGGTGTCAGAGGAGATTATCAGCCTGATTGCCAAACATCTGTCCCCGGTATATAACCAACACATTCACATCGCGCTTCCCGACCATATCGCCTTCGCTATCCACCGATTGAAAAACGGAATGGAGATCGTTAACCCGTTTTTATATGAAATCGAAACGCTGTATCCGCAAGAATATGCATTGTCCAAATTGGCGGCGCAGTTGATCGAAACCAGGTTGAACGTCAACATTCCCGCAAGCGAAGTCGGATTTCTTGCACTGCACATCCATTCTTCGGTCAGCCAAACGCCGATATCCCAAGCGGTGAGGCATGCCGATTTAATCCGCGACATCCTGCAAATGGTGCGCAACGGAATGAATGTGCAGCTTGCACAGGGCAGCCGCGACTGCATCCGCTTTGTCACGCACCTGAAATATGCGCTGGAAAGGTTGCATAGCGGCAAGACGATTGAAAATCCGCTGTTGGAGCGCATCAGGCATGAATTCCCGCATGAATTTGACTTTGCGGAAAAAATCGCCGGACGAATTGAGCAGTCGCTTGACATAAAGGTTCCTGCCGGCGAGATCGGTTACATCACGATGCATGTACACAGATTGCTCAACACACAAACAAAATAA
- the tadA gene encoding tRNA adenosine(34) deaminase TadA encodes MNSVDNYEQLAYAEHIRWMREAIREAKKAEDAGEVPIGAVVIHNGELIASGRNVREASNDPTGHAEMLAIREASGKLQAWRLTGCTLYVTLEPCPMCAGAILMSRLDRVVFGAYDPKAGCAGTFMNLPLDPRFNHRAEVIGGVLEQECGRLLSDFFRKLRKEKQ; translated from the coding sequence GTGAATTCTGTTGACAACTATGAACAACTGGCGTATGCGGAGCATATCCGCTGGATGCGGGAAGCGATTCGCGAGGCCAAAAAAGCGGAAGACGCCGGGGAAGTTCCCATCGGCGCCGTCGTTATCCACAATGGCGAGTTGATCGCATCCGGACGAAACGTAAGAGAAGCATCCAACGATCCTACCGGGCATGCCGAGATGCTTGCAATCCGGGAAGCAAGCGGCAAACTGCAAGCCTGGCGGCTTACCGGGTGCACGCTGTACGTAACCCTGGAGCCTTGCCCCATGTGCGCGGGAGCGATTCTGATGTCCCGCCTTGACCGCGTCGTCTTTGGCGCATACGATCCGAAGGCGGGGTGCGCGGGCACGTTCATGAATCTGCCGCTCGATCCGCGTTTCAACCACCGGGCGGAAGTCATCGGCGGCGTTCTGGAACAAGAGTGCGGGCGGCTTTTGTCCGATTTTTTCCGCAAGCTGCGCAAAGAAAAACAATAG
- a CDS encoding dipeptidase: MGTPEQYLRQNKERYMRELFAFLRIPSISMHSKHREDMRRAAEWLADSLRQAGLEHVALLETEGNPVVYGDWLHAEGKPTVLIYGHYDVQPPDPLAEWASPPFEPEIRGGNLYARGATDDKGQLFIHIKTVEAFLQTEGKLPVNIKFCLEGEEEISSPHLEPLLVQEKERFQADAVVVSDTSFYEQGLPAIHYGLRGICGMQIEVSAAKNDLHSGEFGGGVANPIHELARLIATFHDAEGKVAVNGFYDQVRLLAEEEREQIRKLGFDEEKLKDELGVPAFFGEPGYSFLERTWARPTLEVNAISGGSQDEGLKSIVPAKAWAKVSCRLVPDQNPEQIQELLERHIAEHTPAHVRVKTVRLTAASPYYAAVDNPFMQAGAEAYRAVYNVRPVFTRAGGSIPIMEAFHRLFGCPVVTMGFGLPGENLHAPNEFLHVDNFYNGMLVMADFWRRL; the protein is encoded by the coding sequence ATGGGAACGCCGGAGCAATATTTGCGGCAAAACAAGGAACGCTATATGCGGGAGCTGTTTGCGTTTTTGCGGATTCCGAGCATCAGCATGCATAGCAAGCACAGGGAAGACATGAGGCGCGCCGCCGAATGGCTGGCGGATTCGCTGCGCCAAGCCGGGTTGGAACATGTTGCCCTGCTAGAAACGGAAGGCAATCCCGTTGTTTACGGCGATTGGTTGCATGCGGAGGGCAAACCGACCGTGCTCATTTACGGCCACTATGACGTGCAGCCGCCGGATCCGCTGGCGGAATGGGCCTCGCCGCCTTTTGAACCGGAAATAAGGGGCGGGAACCTGTACGCGCGAGGCGCGACGGATGACAAAGGGCAATTGTTTATCCATATCAAGACCGTCGAGGCTTTTTTACAGACGGAAGGAAAGCTGCCGGTCAACATCAAATTTTGTCTGGAAGGCGAAGAAGAGATTTCGAGCCCGCATTTGGAGCCTTTGCTTGTGCAAGAGAAAGAGCGGTTTCAAGCGGATGCGGTGGTTGTGTCCGACACTTCGTTTTACGAGCAAGGGTTGCCGGCAATCCATTACGGGTTGCGGGGCATATGCGGCATGCAAATTGAAGTTTCCGCCGCGAAAAACGATTTGCATTCCGGCGAGTTCGGCGGCGGCGTCGCCAACCCGATCCATGAACTGGCGCGGCTGATTGCCACTTTTCATGACGCGGAAGGCAAGGTGGCGGTTAACGGGTTTTACGATCAGGTCCGGCTGTTGGCGGAAGAGGAACGCGAGCAGATACGCAAGCTGGGCTTTGATGAAGAAAAACTTAAAGATGAACTGGGCGTGCCGGCGTTTTTTGGCGAGCCGGGGTATTCGTTTCTGGAGCGGACATGGGCGAGGCCGACGCTTGAAGTAAACGCGATCAGCGGCGGTTCTCAGGATGAAGGCCTAAAATCGATTGTGCCGGCAAAAGCGTGGGCGAAAGTTTCCTGCCGCCTTGTGCCGGATCAGAACCCGGAGCAAATTCAGGAGCTGTTGGAGCGGCATATCGCCGAGCATACCCCTGCGCATGTTCGGGTGAAAACGGTCAGGCTGACGGCGGCAAGCCCGTATTACGCCGCCGTGGATAACCCGTTCATGCAGGCGGGGGCGGAAGCATATCGCGCTGTGTATAACGTACGGCCCGTGTTCACCCGCGCCGGCGGCAGTATCCCGATAATGGAAGCATTCCACAGGCTTTTCGGCTGCCCCGTCGTGACGATGGGTTTTGGCCTGCCCGGCGAAAATCTGCATGCGCCCAATGAATTTTTACATGTGGATAACTTTTATAACGGCATGCTGGTCATGGCCGATTTTTGGCGGCGGCTATAG
- a CDS encoding DMT family transporter, with translation MTRHRFIGYLFALASAALVGFFTVLNKWLLVEDVPALTAGAWTYLAAGLSLLPWALRARGLHFKRPYAMAFWLLAGSVLGPSLYFVGLLLTSGVEGVLLINTEAVFTALLAFLFFKERLSSKAIAGSIAIIAGAVWMSWTGDSLFSANALGNLLIALGYLGWATENNFGRLLGEDIPAVTLVCFKALVAGIVMALLAIGFGQPIAVSWRVVPGIVASGAASLGLSLALFYMAMRYIGAARTGLVAATSTLWGVLGAVVLIGESLTQNVIVGGILMLLGVLGFALEQEQMQTTAAES, from the coding sequence TTGACCAGGCATCGCTTTATAGGTTATTTGTTCGCGCTGGCGTCGGCCGCGCTGGTCGGGTTTTTTACCGTATTGAACAAGTGGCTGCTGGTTGAGGACGTTCCGGCGCTCACCGCCGGGGCCTGGACGTATTTGGCCGCCGGTTTGTCGCTGTTGCCGTGGGCATTGCGCGCTCGCGGGCTGCATTTTAAACGCCCTTACGCGATGGCATTCTGGCTATTGGCCGGTTCCGTATTGGGGCCCAGTCTTTATTTTGTCGGGTTGCTGCTCACTTCCGGCGTCGAAGGGGTGCTTTTAATTAACACCGAGGCCGTATTTACGGCGCTTCTGGCGTTTTTGTTCTTTAAAGAACGCTTGTCATCCAAGGCCATTGCCGGAAGCATAGCGATTATCGCCGGGGCGGTGTGGATGTCCTGGACGGGCGACAGCCTGTTTTCCGCCAATGCGCTCGGAAATCTGTTAATCGCGCTCGGCTATTTGGGCTGGGCGACGGAAAATAATTTCGGCCGTCTATTGGGAGAAGATATTCCCGCAGTGACGCTTGTTTGTTTTAAAGCGCTCGTTGCCGGAATTGTGATGGCGCTTTTGGCGATCGGTTTCGGACAGCCCATTGCCGTATCATGGCGCGTGGTTCCCGGCATTGTGGCAAGCGGAGCTGCTTCGCTTGGGTTGTCGTTGGCATTGTTCTATATGGCGATGCGTTATATCGGCGCGGCAAGGACGGGTCTTGTCGCAGCGACGTCGACGCTTTGGGGCGTTTTGGGCGCGGTCGTGTTAATCGGCGAGAGCTTGACGCAAAATGTGATCGTCGGCGGGATTTTAATGTTGTTGGGCGTACTCGGTTTTGCGCTGGAACAGGAGCAAATGCAAACGACTGCGGCTGAAAGCTGA